A genomic window from Caldicellulosiruptor kronotskyensis 2002 includes:
- a CDS encoding UPF0236 family transposase-like protein produces the protein MYEMNEKEAIILERFTNLLKEAPQMLERQKDLDKFAEEVSKILYSLLIEIIVYSIEKLDDKIKESEDVKENWKNIKRDYRTILMPHAVVVYKRRYYQHKQTGEYAYLVDKFLGIDSYQRLSQHYEEKIKSLFRIHKSFAGVLKELAKASSSTEISAQTIRNKVFKDKKKEEKKQN, from the coding sequence ATGTATGAAATGAATGAAAAAGAGGCAATTATTCTGGAAAGATTCACAAACTTGCTCAAAGAAGCACCTCAGATGCTTGAAAGGCAAAAAGACTTAGATAAGTTTGCTGAAGAGGTAAGTAAAATTCTCTATAGTCTATTGATTGAAATCATTGTTTATTCAATTGAAAAACTTGATGACAAAATCAAGGAGTCTGAAGATGTCAAAGAAAATTGGAAAAATATAAAAAGAGATTATAGAACTATCCTCATGCCTCATGCAGTTGTGGTTTACAAAAGACGATACTATCAGCACAAACAGACCGGTGAGTATGCATACCTCGTAGACAAATTTTTAGGAATTGATAGTTATCAGCGTCTCAGCCAGCATTATGAAGAAAAAATAAAAAGTCTTTTTAGAATCCACAAATCCTTTGCTGGTGTTTTAAAAGAACTTGCTAAAGCCTCAAGCTCTACCGAAATAAGCGCACAAACCATTAGAAATAAAGTTTTTAAAGATAAAAAGAAAGAAGAAAAAAAACAAAACTAA
- a CDS encoding putative bifunctional diguanylate cyclase/phosphodiesterase, with protein MSESSNDFWINNFKNIIEGNYERLVQLIKSERGFWLYDIEKKGVYISNGFEYISIQINGSVNFIQDVMTESEFKHLKKLVRDSIEKGQNGFSSRIKLKDGRWIFVCATILYSEQEPLKIVGTFEDVTPHVSCDLRLSRYIELIAYYDEITGLPNRNFLNEVLREKIDKSKKDNSGFWVIFIEVSNFGYINELFGHSVGDEFLKAITFEIKKFLPRDWTFCRFGGDEFVVLTSNIQRTSVAMVVENLIERFSRPWNVMGKWLYANINVGISGYPQDGEFADTLLKNAEIALTEAKKHGRDYGKSQYEFYKISMEEEILRRVEIESEISRGILERQFFLVYQPKVSYDGRTVVGFESLLRWNSQKGILTPDKFIQIAEESGLVYDLNRLVLDIVCKDIKYIKQKTSKTIPVAVNLSGKEFAMYNMIGVLNERLKTHNLLPEDIEIEVTERAILNNVELTKQIFNSLHEKGIKISIDDFGTGYSSFELLLQLPIYALKIDKKFIDKIQLFGNEYVIVKNIIYMAKEMNLKTVAEGVENKEQYEILRELGCDQFQGYYFSKPVNIEEVVVYNNDN; from the coding sequence ATGAGTGAATCTTCTAATGATTTTTGGATTAATAATTTTAAAAACATAATAGAAGGTAATTATGAAAGATTAGTACAATTAATTAAATCAGAAAGAGGATTTTGGCTCTATGATATAGAAAAAAAAGGAGTTTACATTTCAAACGGTTTTGAATACATTTCTATCCAAATAAATGGTAGCGTTAATTTTATCCAAGATGTAATGACTGAAAGTGAGTTTAAACATCTTAAAAAGCTTGTAAGAGACAGTATAGAAAAAGGTCAAAATGGTTTTTCGAGCAGAATAAAACTGAAGGATGGTAGATGGATTTTTGTATGTGCTACTATTTTATATAGTGAACAGGAGCCTTTAAAGATAGTTGGTACATTTGAGGATGTAACTCCACATGTTTCGTGTGATTTGAGATTAAGTAGATATATTGAACTTATAGCATATTATGATGAAATAACCGGTCTTCCTAACAGGAACTTTTTGAATGAAGTCTTGAGAGAAAAAATTGATAAGAGCAAAAAAGATAATTCTGGCTTTTGGGTAATATTTATAGAGGTAAGTAACTTTGGGTATATAAATGAGCTATTTGGTCATTCAGTAGGGGACGAGTTTTTAAAAGCTATAACATTTGAGATAAAAAAGTTTTTGCCAAGGGATTGGACATTTTGTAGATTTGGTGGAGATGAATTTGTTGTTTTGACATCAAACATACAGAGAACTTCTGTTGCAATGGTAGTTGAAAACCTCATAGAAAGATTTTCAAGACCATGGAATGTGATGGGAAAGTGGTTATATGCAAACATAAACGTTGGGATTTCAGGGTATCCGCAGGATGGAGAGTTTGCTGATACGCTTTTGAAGAATGCAGAGATTGCTCTGACCGAAGCTAAAAAACATGGAAGAGATTATGGAAAGAGCCAATATGAATTTTATAAAATCTCAATGGAAGAAGAGATTTTGAGAAGAGTTGAGATTGAGTCAGAAATTTCAAGAGGAATTCTGGAAAGACAGTTCTTTTTGGTTTATCAGCCGAAGGTATCTTATGATGGTAGAACGGTAGTCGGGTTTGAATCACTTCTTAGGTGGAACTCCCAAAAAGGAATTTTAACTCCGGACAAATTTATTCAAATTGCAGAAGAGAGCGGGCTTGTGTATGATTTGAACAGGCTTGTGCTTGATATTGTTTGTAAGGATATAAAGTACATTAAGCAAAAAACTTCAAAAACTATTCCTGTTGCTGTAAATTTGTCTGGTAAGGAATTTGCAATGTACAATATGATTGGAGTTTTAAATGAACGTTTAAAAACCCATAATCTTCTGCCTGAAGATATTGAAATTGAAGTTACAGAAAGAGCAATATTGAACAATGTGGAATTAACAAAACAAATTTTTAATAGCTTACATGAAAAAGGTATAAAAATATCTATAGATGACTTTGGTACAGGATATTCTTCATTTGAGCTTCTTCTGCAGCTTCCAATTTATGCTCTTAAAATTGATAAGAAATTTATTGATAAGATACAATTATTTGGCAATGAATATGTAATTGTAAAGAATATAATTTATATGGCAAAGGAAATGAATTTAAAGACAGTTGCAGAGGGTGTTGAAAATAAAGAACAATATGAGATATTGCGAGAGCTTGGTTGTGACCAATTTCAGGGTTATTATTTTTCAAAACCTGTAAATATAGAAGAGGTTGTAGTTTACAATAATGATAACTAA
- a CDS encoding methyl-accepting chemotaxis protein, which yields MEKKLLKNDIATTKKVESKKQAEEKAKTKVLLRQQQLSERLAAAAAQLMAGIEESTAAVEELNKNVEQLAAAAEETAAAVEESKTATDEIKKSANTAFQNAIDLVDRAKTLNISVMDTTRKIHEIIEEVKLSAYKKLQASEFMKQLNESAKDINDIVISVGKIADQINLLALNAAIEAARAGEYGRGFAVVADEIRNLAEVVEKLTDSVSKNVNKINEEIQNIDNEIKESVEYENSKAATGEEILTKLLETTRIFEKVLTNANEIQKSSQRTSNSMDEFLKLMTNIASASEQIGAAIEEISQTVNEQVKAYKIASEKAEDLNQLAEEMRVSTAVEKDATKISASSDELSSAVEEISQSLSQIAEAFSQVESGSKIQVENANLARNNINEIVVESRKNKDLSNELNDIINTFNDQMGEVIEKTVGLISDLSNVLESNNKVLKFIESLDNYIADLEKLIEQISLVTVQTNMLSVNGSIEAARAGEYGRGFSVVANDVRNLAYESSENAQKMKDIVKSTQRKVLRFTSDIENLTLSTSNMVEKSKRDIEILNQTMGMIKDMKQATNSINMEILQIQSALEQLTKGIENISAAAQENLASLEEATRAVNEQRLGADELLSAIQDVASLAEEILAM from the coding sequence ATGGAAAAGAAGCTTTTGAAGAATGATATTGCTACAACAAAGAAGGTTGAAAGCAAAAAACAAGCAGAGGAAAAGGCAAAAACAAAGGTACTTCTTCGTCAGCAACAGCTTTCAGAAAGACTTGCCGCTGCAGCAGCTCAGCTTATGGCGGGGATTGAAGAGTCAACTGCAGCTGTTGAGGAGCTAAATAAAAATGTTGAGCAGCTTGCGGCAGCTGCAGAAGAGACAGCGGCTGCTGTTGAAGAGTCAAAAACTGCAACAGATGAGATTAAAAAATCAGCAAACACAGCATTTCAAAATGCAATTGACCTTGTCGACAGGGCAAAGACGTTAAACATATCTGTTATGGACACAACACGAAAAATTCATGAAATTATTGAAGAAGTAAAGCTTTCTGCTTACAAAAAACTTCAGGCGAGCGAGTTTATGAAACAGCTGAACGAGTCTGCAAAGGATATAAATGATATTGTGATTTCGGTTGGAAAGATTGCTGACCAAATTAATCTTTTAGCGCTAAATGCTGCAATTGAAGCTGCAAGAGCTGGCGAGTATGGAAGAGGTTTTGCTGTTGTTGCTGATGAAATAAGAAATTTAGCTGAGGTTGTTGAAAAACTTACAGATTCAGTGAGCAAAAATGTCAATAAGATTAATGAAGAAATTCAGAATATAGATAATGAGATAAAAGAGTCTGTTGAGTATGAAAATTCAAAAGCAGCAACAGGTGAGGAAATTCTCACAAAACTTTTAGAGACAACAAGGATTTTCGAAAAAGTTTTAACAAATGCAAATGAAATACAAAAGTCTTCCCAGAGAACTTCGAATTCTATGGACGAGTTTTTAAAACTTATGACAAACATTGCTTCAGCATCAGAACAAATAGGAGCTGCAATTGAAGAGATAAGCCAGACAGTAAATGAACAGGTGAAAGCATACAAGATTGCAAGTGAAAAAGCAGAAGATTTGAATCAGCTGGCAGAAGAGATGAGAGTTTCAACTGCTGTAGAAAAGGATGCAACAAAAATTTCAGCATCATCTGATGAGCTTTCCTCAGCTGTTGAAGAAATTTCTCAGTCTTTGAGCCAGATAGCCGAGGCATTTTCTCAGGTTGAGAGTGGGTCAAAAATTCAGGTTGAAAACGCTAACCTTGCAAGGAACAACATAAATGAAATAGTAGTAGAATCAAGAAAGAATAAAGACCTTTCGAATGAGTTAAATGATATAATCAATACATTTAATGACCAGATGGGTGAGGTAATTGAAAAAACTGTAGGTCTTATATCAGATCTGTCAAATGTTTTAGAATCAAATAACAAGGTTTTGAAGTTTATTGAAAGTTTGGATAACTATATTGCTGATTTAGAAAAACTCATTGAGCAAATTTCTTTGGTAACTGTTCAGACAAATATGCTTTCTGTAAATGGATCAATTGAGGCAGCAAGAGCTGGAGAATATGGAAGAGGATTTTCTGTTGTTGCTAATGATGTTAGAAACTTAGCTTATGAATCATCTGAAAATGCTCAAAAGATGAAAGATATAGTAAAAAGTACTCAAAGGAAGGTTTTAAGATTTACAAGCGATATAGAAAATTTAACTCTTTCGACATCAAATATGGTAGAAAAGTCAAAACGAGACATAGAGATTTTAAACCAGACAATGGGTATGATAAAGGACATGAAACAAGCAACAAATTCTATCAACATGGAGATACTGCAGATCCAATCTGCTTTAGAGCAGCTTACAAAAGGAATAGAGAATATTTCAGCAGCAGCACAAGAAAACCTTGCATCACTTGAAGAAGCAACAAGAGCTGTAAATGAACAAAGACTTGGTGCTGATGAACTGCTTTCGGCTATACAGGATGTTGCAAGCTTGGCTGAAGAAATTTTAGCCATGTAG
- a CDS encoding chemotaxis protein CheW: protein MSKIGTLDLNVIVFQIGKQNFAFSLDNVKEIIKVPSITPVPLTKSHVAGLINLRGDVIPVLNLREKYGIESYIKSEDARIIIIEKNNVKIGMLVDKVLNISSIDQSQVNECKVTTIEEVKAVIKQKEEDKLITFIDTDKILEENLELSVFQKINIESSISKTEETEQKVLKQERYILVQIDGQNYALNIANIQEIIRFSDFSTVPSESEDILGIINLRNEIIPIINIQKLLKAESKEIDDETKIIIAYNSGFKFGFIVDKILSVISVNEYEIKPLPTIANYKDIFTGTIKSDERMFIILGINKIFEKVSSAIYEEIKNQGEEALEMLKTSDEKQVVLFEINNQKFAIDIQKVKEINRIPSIVKVPNEKVYLKGIANLRGDIIAIIDLGILLYGEETQINDSSRVIIVELRGERFGILAKKVLSVSKVSAENIIEVDNSIEDDQMQEKLSNLDIKYIKAIIKHNDDLIIQIDPEIILEE, encoded by the coding sequence ATGAGCAAGATAGGAACACTTGACTTAAATGTAATTGTATTTCAGATAGGCAAGCAGAACTTTGCGTTTAGCCTTGACAATGTAAAGGAGATTATAAAGGTTCCATCTATCACTCCAGTTCCACTTACAAAAAGCCATGTTGCAGGACTTATAAATTTAAGAGGTGATGTTATTCCTGTTTTAAATTTAAGAGAAAAGTACGGAATAGAAAGTTACATTAAAAGTGAAGATGCAAGGATAATTATCATAGAAAAGAATAACGTAAAAATTGGTATGCTTGTTGACAAGGTTTTGAATATAAGCAGCATTGATCAATCGCAGGTAAACGAGTGTAAAGTTACAACAATTGAAGAGGTAAAGGCTGTTATTAAGCAGAAGGAAGAAGATAAGTTAATTACGTTCATTGACACTGACAAAATCCTTGAAGAGAACCTTGAACTTTCAGTTTTTCAGAAGATTAACATAGAATCGAGCATTTCAAAGACAGAGGAGACTGAACAAAAAGTGTTAAAACAGGAAAGGTATATTTTAGTCCAAATTGATGGTCAAAACTATGCACTTAATATTGCCAATATTCAAGAAATAATACGATTTTCTGATTTTTCAACAGTTCCATCTGAGAGTGAGGATATACTGGGTATTATAAATTTAAGAAACGAAATAATTCCTATTATTAACATTCAAAAACTACTTAAAGCAGAAAGCAAAGAAATAGATGATGAAACAAAGATTATCATAGCATATAATTCAGGGTTTAAATTTGGATTTATTGTTGACAAAATTTTGTCTGTAATTTCAGTTAACGAATATGAAATAAAACCACTTCCAACAATTGCAAACTATAAAGATATTTTTACTGGAACAATTAAATCTGATGAAAGAATGTTTATTATTTTGGGTATAAACAAAATTTTTGAAAAAGTTAGCAGTGCTATTTATGAAGAGATTAAAAATCAGGGAGAAGAGGCTTTGGAAATGTTGAAGACCAGTGATGAAAAACAGGTTGTGCTGTTTGAAATAAATAATCAGAAGTTTGCAATAGACATTCAGAAGGTAAAAGAAATAAATCGAATACCAAGTATTGTTAAAGTGCCAAACGAAAAAGTGTATTTAAAAGGAATTGCAAATTTGCGCGGAGACATTATAGCTATTATTGACCTTGGCATACTTTTATACGGTGAAGAGACACAAATTAATGATTCATCCAGAGTAATAATTGTTGAGCTAAGAGGGGAAAGATTTGGAATTCTGGCAAAGAAGGTATTGAGTGTTTCAAAGGTTTCTGCGGAAAATATTATTGAGGTTGATAACTCTATTGAAGATGATCAAATGCAAGAAAAATTAAGCAACTTGGATATAAAATATATAAAAGCTATAATAAAACATAACGATGATTTAATTATCCAAATTGACCCTGAGATAATTCTTGAAGAATAA
- a CDS encoding protein-glutamate methylesterase/protein-glutamine glutaminase, translating to MIKVLVVDDSAFMRKKLTEILESDPEIEVIATARDGEDAIRKAEEYLPDVITLDINMPRMDGLTALRILMQKKIAPVVMVSSLTQEGAEITLKALEMGAFDFVPKPGGTISLDIDKVKEDIIEKVRAAATSSKKFVVRKELAKKTMFDVSARPTISTQHEEQKPFKAIVIGISTGGPKTIMDVLPYLPPNLNACVFLIQHMPPTFTAQYAKRLNENCQIEVIEASAGMKVEKSKCYVGKGGYHLTLYGTNIEDLRIRLTQKPEHRFMPSVDVCMMSVLEKFQENTIGVLMTGMGDDGADAMVKIRQRGGITIAESEETAIVFGMPREAILRGGADYVLPSYKIAEKLIELIGQED from the coding sequence ATGATAAAAGTTTTAGTTGTTGACGACTCAGCTTTCATGCGAAAAAAGTTAACAGAGATTTTAGAAAGTGACCCTGAGATTGAAGTTATTGCAACTGCAAGGGATGGAGAGGATGCCATCAGAAAAGCTGAAGAGTATTTACCTGATGTGATAACTCTTGATATCAACATGCCAAGGATGGATGGGCTTACTGCACTGAGGATTTTGATGCAAAAAAAGATTGCACCAGTTGTGATGGTATCCTCTCTTACACAAGAAGGTGCTGAGATTACTTTAAAAGCTCTTGAAATGGGCGCATTTGATTTTGTTCCTAAACCTGGCGGAACTATTTCACTTGACATTGATAAGGTAAAAGAGGATATTATTGAAAAAGTCAGAGCTGCAGCAACATCTTCAAAAAAGTTTGTTGTCAGGAAAGAACTTGCCAAGAAAACCATGTTTGATGTATCTGCAAGGCCGACAATATCAACTCAACATGAAGAACAAAAGCCATTTAAAGCTATTGTTATAGGTATTTCAACAGGTGGGCCCAAAACAATTATGGATGTTTTGCCTTACCTTCCACCAAACTTGAACGCATGTGTATTTCTAATTCAGCATATGCCGCCTACTTTTACTGCTCAGTATGCAAAAAGACTCAATGAAAACTGCCAGATTGAAGTTATTGAGGCATCAGCTGGGATGAAAGTAGAAAAGTCAAAATGTTATGTAGGAAAAGGCGGATACCATCTTACTTTATACGGCACAAATATTGAAGATTTAAGGATAAGACTTACACAAAAACCAGAACATAGATTTATGCCATCTGTGGATGTATGTATGATGTCTGTACTGGAAAAGTTTCAGGAAAATACCATTGGGGTGCTTATGACGGGTATGGGTGATGATGGAGCTGATGCAATGGTGAAAATAAGACAAAGAGGCGGTATTACAATTGCAGAATCTGAAGAGACGGCAATTGTTTTTGGAATGCCGAGAGAGGCGATTTTGCGTGGTGGTGCTGATTATGTTCTTCCATCGTATAAAATAGCAGAAAAACTTATTGAGCTTATTGGGCAAGAAGATTAA
- a CDS encoding response regulator → MKRIMIVDDSPMIHKLLKKEIEKLGHEVCFCATNGQEAVEKYFELKPDLIFMDVTMPVLEGDAAYNKIIEKDKSCKVIFLSAIGDKELLNVNDPSNIVAIIRKPFKSEDIQNAINKAFGG, encoded by the coding sequence ATGAAAAGGATTATGATAGTTGATGATTCACCGATGATTCACAAACTTTTAAAAAAGGAGATAGAAAAATTAGGTCATGAAGTGTGTTTTTGTGCAACAAATGGGCAAGAAGCTGTTGAAAAGTATTTTGAACTAAAGCCAGACCTTATTTTCATGGACGTTACTATGCCAGTTTTAGAGGGTGATGCAGCGTACAATAAAATTATCGAAAAGGATAAATCATGTAAAGTTATATTTTTAAGTGCAATCGGGGATAAGGAACTTTTAAATGTGAATGACCCTTCAAATATAGTAGCAATTATAAGAAAGCCTTTCAAAAGTGAGGACATACAAAATGCTATAAATAAGGCGTTTGGGGGTTAG
- a CDS encoding chemotaxis protein CheX produces the protein MIDEALNIADVVLKKIISENFNIEANNKQEIVPELDEFWYSGVVGVLGIMGEIKGRVIIGIDFELSTYFVKMVYDQDIVTNSDILDVAYEIFNMIVGNTLVECKKSYNTILRPTPPSIFLGDNMLIVSPKIQRKKIEYAFEYGKMFIEVGFERGI, from the coding sequence GTGATAGATGAAGCGTTGAATATAGCTGATGTTGTTTTGAAAAAAATAATCTCAGAAAATTTTAATATTGAAGCAAATAACAAACAAGAAATTGTTCCTGAACTTGATGAATTTTGGTACTCTGGTGTTGTTGGAGTTTTGGGCATTATGGGGGAAATTAAGGGGAGAGTAATAATAGGTATTGATTTTGAACTTTCCACATATTTTGTAAAAATGGTCTATGACCAGGATATTGTTACAAACAGTGATATCCTTGATGTTGCGTATGAGATTTTCAACATGATTGTAGGAAATACATTAGTTGAGTGCAAAAAAAGCTATAATACTATCTTGCGACCAACTCCACCTTCAATTTTTCTTGGTGACAATATGTTGATTGTTTCGCCCAAGATTCAAAGAAAGAAAATTGAGTATGCATTTGAGTATGGAAAAATGTTTATTGAGGTTGGTTTTGAAAGGGGTATTTAA
- a CDS encoding chemotaxis protein CheX, giving the protein MVNENIIEAVKNATIAILQQFGVSDIRLSYYQQKENNESDYPVNVTIGFLGKINGYVIVGLNEHIAEELVSIMTGGFLNTLDDPMARSTILELGNMLSAYIANNMSAELGGEKVDITPPTLVMGNEVYIMMTRYESVDIKFSTEKGSIGINISVWGKD; this is encoded by the coding sequence ATGGTGAATGAGAATATTATTGAAGCTGTAAAAAATGCAACCATTGCAATCCTGCAACAGTTTGGCGTAAGTGATATAAGGCTTTCTTATTATCAGCAAAAGGAAAATAATGAAAGTGACTATCCTGTAAATGTTACAATAGGATTTCTTGGGAAAATTAACGGATATGTGATAGTTGGACTGAATGAACACATAGCAGAAGAACTTGTTAGCATTATGACAGGTGGGTTTTTGAACACATTGGATGATCCCATGGCAAGAAGCACCATTTTGGAACTTGGTAATATGCTTTCTGCATATATTGCAAATAATATGTCTGCTGAACTTGGTGGTGAAAAGGTGGATATAACTCCTCCCACACTTGTTATGGGGAATGAAGTCTATATAATGATGACAAGATATGAATCTGTTGACATAAAATTTTCGACAGAAAAGGGTTCTATAGGTATTAATATAAGCGTATGGGGGAAAGATTAG
- a CDS encoding CheR family methyltransferase, whose translation MIQDIDAASIDKIKRFILDKTGIYLNDQKISIVLQKLKKQINEGTIKDLSHFYYNLVTDEKVLQDFINFLTVNETYFFREFEQLKAFAEVILPEVIEFKKKSGEDRIKIWVAGCATGDEAYTISIILNEFLEDEIKFEIFASDIDTKALKIAELGIYEMRNVRFVHHHYLNRYFDITNDGKFKVKDQMKRNIKFIHHNLVDFAKYFIFSKSDFIFCRNVLIYFGDEQRKKVIDKMYEILNCGGYLFLGHSESVGRLSDKFNVRRINDYFFYYKECESGW comes from the coding sequence ATGATACAAGATATTGATGCTGCTTCGATTGACAAAATAAAAAGGTTTATTCTTGATAAAACTGGGATATACTTAAACGACCAGAAAATTAGTATTGTATTGCAAAAGTTAAAAAAGCAAATAAATGAAGGTACTATAAAAGATTTGAGTCATTTTTATTATAATCTTGTGACAGATGAAAAAGTTCTTCAAGATTTTATAAATTTTTTGACAGTAAATGAAACATACTTTTTTAGAGAGTTTGAACAATTAAAGGCTTTTGCAGAAGTGATACTACCTGAGGTTATAGAGTTTAAAAAGAAAAGTGGAGAAGATAGAATAAAAATATGGGTTGCGGGATGTGCAACAGGTGATGAAGCATATACAATTTCTATAATTTTAAATGAATTTTTAGAAGATGAGATTAAATTTGAGATTTTTGCATCTGACATTGATACAAAGGCATTAAAAATAGCAGAATTAGGCATCTATGAAATGAGAAATGTGAGATTTGTTCATCATCATTATTTGAATAGGTATTTTGATATTACAAATGATGGTAAGTTCAAAGTTAAGGACCAAATGAAGAGAAATATAAAGTTTATACATCACAATTTGGTTGATTTTGCTAAATACTTTATTTTTTCAAAATCTGATTTTATATTTTGCCGAAATGTTCTTATATACTTTGGTGATGAACAGAGAAAAAAAGTTATTGACAAGATGTATGAAATTTTAAACTGTGGAGGGTATCTTTTTTTAGGGCATTCAGAATCTGTTGGAAGGCTTTCTGACAAATTCAATGTAAGAAGAATAAATGATTATTTTTTCTATTATAAAGAATGCGAAAGTGGATGGTGA
- a CDS encoding chemotaxis protein CheA: protein MKVVVKEDELEILDDFLSESCEYLNNIEAEILALEERVTDEELVNSLFRKYHSIKGLSGFFEGMNEFTKLCQIIEDVLAKIRNRTINVSSDVIDFLLKGSDVIKKIVFGLSEVRKTGERNIEIEEEFNLELFEKEKESLIETEILKSKVEEKETKDEYFEKDFEAKEEGNEEFSDKIEKKDNIEKIIESTTSALSSEFNEVKISYEKIDEMLGLVGEIITTKSTFYYLSKELEKYDVELSKKFKELFRFIHRTSEILQDNIMKIRMIPFELVVKRFNRLVRETAKKTGKKVKFIFTCNDVVIDKGVAEKLSEPLMHIIRNSIDHGIESASERKKIGKPEHGKVELISYYRGQNIVIEIIDDGKGIDIERVTQKAIEKGILSEEKAKSLTADEAIKLIFEPGFSTKDIADEISGRGVGMDVVKNTVEALKGKVEVKTEKSKGSKFILEIPTTAAVSQGIVVVYNSQKFIIPFEYIEETVKISMKNVYGYVDKLIIDVRDEPIPLYPISYVLYQEDSCSEDVVKRFTKDDELSVVILNIRGVKIAICVEKLMQNEEFVLKPLPKFLENNKLLLGTTIDYEGNVILVLNPEYFRL, encoded by the coding sequence ATGAAAGTTGTAGTAAAAGAAGATGAACTTGAGATATTGGATGATTTTTTGTCAGAGTCGTGTGAGTATCTCAACAATATAGAAGCAGAAATTTTAGCATTGGAGGAAAGAGTTACCGATGAAGAGCTTGTGAACAGTTTATTTAGAAAATATCATTCTATAAAAGGATTGTCAGGATTTTTTGAAGGAATGAATGAATTTACAAAATTATGTCAGATTATTGAGGATGTGTTAGCAAAAATAAGAAACAGAACAATAAATGTTAGCAGTGACGTTATAGATTTTCTTCTTAAAGGAAGCGATGTTATAAAAAAGATTGTCTTTGGTCTCAGTGAGGTACGAAAAACTGGAGAGAGAAATATTGAGATTGAGGAAGAATTTAATTTAGAACTATTTGAAAAAGAAAAAGAAAGTCTTATAGAGACTGAAATTTTAAAGTCTAAGGTTGAAGAAAAAGAAACCAAGGATGAATATTTTGAAAAAGATTTTGAAGCAAAAGAGGAAGGCAATGAGGAATTTTCTGACAAAATTGAAAAGAAAGATAATATTGAAAAGATTATCGAATCGACAACATCAGCACTTTCTTCTGAGTTTAATGAAGTAAAAATTAGTTATGAAAAAATTGACGAAATGCTTGGGCTTGTTGGTGAGATTATAACAACTAAAAGCACGTTTTATTATCTTTCAAAAGAACTTGAAAAATATGATGTTGAACTTTCTAAAAAATTCAAAGAGCTTTTTCGTTTTATACATCGGACCTCTGAGATTCTTCAGGATAACATTATGAAGATAAGAATGATTCCTTTTGAGCTGGTTGTAAAAAGATTTAATAGACTTGTAAGAGAGACTGCTAAAAAGACAGGCAAGAAAGTTAAATTTATATTTACATGTAATGATGTGGTAATAGATAAAGGTGTTGCAGAAAAACTTAGCGAACCGCTTATGCACATAATCAGAAATTCTATAGACCATGGTATTGAAAGTGCTTCCGAAAGGAAGAAGATTGGCAAACCAGAGCATGGGAAAGTAGAGCTTATTTCATACTATAGGGGGCAGAACATTGTTATAGAGATAATTGATGATGGCAAAGGAATAGATATTGAAAGAGTAACACAAAAAGCAATAGAAAAGGGAATTTTATCTGAGGAAAAGGCAAAAAGTCTCACAGCCGATGAAGCAATAAAATTAATTTTTGAACCTGGGTTTTCTACAAAGGATATTGCAGATGAAATTTCTGGCAGAGGAGTAGGAATGGATGTTGTTAAAAATACTGTTGAAGCGTTAAAAGGAAAGGTTGAAGTTAAAACAGAAAAAAGTAAAGGAAGTAAATTCATACTTGAAATTCCAACAACAGCTGCTGTTTCACAGGGTATTGTAGTTGTTTATAATTCGCAAAAGTTTATAATACCATTCGAATATATTGAAGAAACTGTAAAAATAAGTATGAAAAATGTATATGGGTATGTTGATAAACTTATTATTGATGTAAGAGATGAACCAATTCCCCTTTATCCCATTTCATATGTGCTTTATCAGGAAGATTCTTGTAGTGAAGATGTTGTTAAAAGATTTACAAAAGATGATGAACTTTCAGTTGTAATTTTGAATATAAGGGGTGTAAAAATAGCTATATGTGTTGAAAAACTAATGCAAAATGAAGAATTTGTTTTAAAACCTCTTCCCAAGTTTCTGGAAAACAACAAACTTCTTTTAGGAACAACAATTGATTATGAAGGCAATGTGATACTTGTATTGAATCCAGAATATTTTAGGCTCTAA